In Sparus aurata chromosome 5, fSpaAur1.1, whole genome shotgun sequence, the genomic window GATGGGCTTGAACTCCGCGCAGAGCCATGGTCTCCCAAATCACCCGGGCCGGCTGAGGCCTCAGCAATCCAAATGTGATCATGGCGGGGGCCTCCCGTCTCATTACCAATCTCCATTTCAAAACAGCCTTCAACTGGGAACTAATGCATTAGCCCTCGCTGGGGGAAAAGTCTAGGGAGCCACTACATAGCGACTCAAAAACGCTTTCATACATGTTTTATCAGCGGGGGAAGAGTGagcaagagagaaaaggagCTTGGACTGAGCCATTCATTTGTTGCCCATCTTATTAGCTTGGCACTGTGTTATTAGCTGCCATTGTGCTCTATAAAAGCCCCTTAGGCCTGTCCCACTGTTCGCTGAATCTGGGGTGAGCACTGTGCCAAGTACTTTTTGGAGGTATTTGAGACCATGAAAATTCAATCCCAAACCCTCAGCATTGAGGTTTCTCACAGATAAATGAAGAGGATTAGCGgaacaataaaacaatgtcTTACCTCAGATACCACCATATCCTATTAATTGGGATTATAGTGGAGAAATGTGTAAAGAAAAACCCACAATCTTGAATCCCAGTCGCTTTTTCGTGACAAGCTGTTATATGAAGACCTGTCACTGTAACAATGTTCCATCAAATAGGAAATGTGTTCCAAATTATGAACAAGTAAATACAGAAAATCATAAACACGCATGgccaaaaaaagaataaatagcCTGGGCATTTGAAGAATAGCCCTGGAAAAAAAGCTGACAATTGCAGAAGCTGTAATAACCCACCTTGGGTTGGATATGCTAGGCGATGTGTCAATTGATTCCTATCTGATGATGGACTGTGTGCTGAAATAAATTGACCTTGCCAGACGATGAGTGAAATTGATGGAGCTTTTCATCTCCGGAGGGCCGTTCCACACTCAGCCGTAAAATGGATAGAGCACAGGACAGAGTGATTGAGTCGGGGGAAAATGtaaggtgtgtgtttttcttcaacCAAAGCTTGCTTGGTAAATAATAGTTACAGGAAAAATCACTATGCGGTTACAAGTACAGGGGTTAAGTACCTGTTGTTGACTAGATGATTAGGACTAAAAGCACAGAGTCCTAAAGTGAAGCTGGCCACTGACAGATGCTACCCGTCGGAGGAATATGTGGCTCGATTACTTGGAGCCTAAATTGAAAGTGATAGTGATTTAAGTCTTCCCAATACGCCAGCCCCATTCTGGCAAACAGTCTTTTCAAGGagcccttttaaaaaaaaacctgctggaGTGTGTGAGACACAGGAGCGCCATTGATTTTCAATAACATCCCCTAATGACCTGGCCACGGTTTGATCCACGCTGTCATTATGGGCTGATACCATGGGACAGGATTGGTGGGTCTCACGGCACACAGCAGCGAGATGAGTAGTCGGGGCATTATCAGGATGAATTGGCCGTCTGTGGACAGGCGGCAAGCACAGCCGAGGTCTTGTCAATAACAGGATGGGGCGCCTCAGGGCTCCCTCCGCGGCCCACTCCAGAGCGCCTTCCGGCCTCATTAGAAAAGCAGATGAGTGGTGTGCATGAGGAGAGGAGGCGTATGAGTAGAAAGAGGAGCCTCTCCCTCACCATCCGATAGCCTGCCTCCCAGGCATTGCTCCTCTTAATGAGTCCAGACCGCGGGTCAATATGCCGCTGGGCTGCCAGTCAATACCGGTtacctgcaacacaaacactcaaaacCTGCTTTCATACAAAATCAATGTCCTATTAGTACGTCCCTGTATTGCCTTGGCCCAATCTCATCGATCCCTACAGAAGAGCTCTGCAGCCCATGTATGACAGATTATGGTCAAATGATCTGATGGCTTAGGCTACTCTGCCAGCCAAGTCTGTTGCCTTTGTGATTTTAAAGTAATAGCTTGATATCAGATGAGCAAATACTCTAAATGCTGAAAACTGAGGCACAAGCATTATTGGCAAACCTATCAACCTCACATGAACATTGCACTCAGTGGGTTTGGCTCACAGACAAATTCAGTGCTTGCAGTCAGCGCCGACAACGAGTACTGTAACAAAAGACAAGCAACAAATGTATGACATTAGGTCCAAACTTTATTCCGTACATTTTAAACCATGaatgttcattttcattttttgcacGCCTAAAATTCTACTTGTTTTGTATACAAGAGTCTAAGAAAAACAACTGCACAACACCACAAGGTTGACAGAGAAAGTCCTTTTTGCCGCCCACTCAAAAGTGTCCTTCTTTCCTGTCCGGGGCTGGTCCAGTTTGTGACTTGGAAGTCTTTTAATAATTCCATCATTATTTCATTGATAATATAAACACGTGTTAATCCAGGTTTCTCTCCGTTGCTCCAGTATCGTCTGCTTCCTCCATGTGATCGCTTCATTAGGGTGCTGTGTGCTGCTTTGCATAGATTGCAGATGATCCTTCTAGGCCCCCGTACAACACCCTCCCATCACACTTCCCGTCAGTTGGCCAGGCTTGTCTGTTGCCATGATATTCAACAAGGAAGTGATTCCccatgtttcatttaattttgtttttctagaAATGGTTAAAAAGACTAATAAATTTACACAGTAATTTTGCAGCGAAGGAATATCAACAAGTTATTTACATCAGTTTTCTTTACAGAGACTGAACAAAGACctcataatatatatttatctgCATATCTCAAAGGCAAAACAAATGAACATAACAAATTGGTAATGTAACATTGTACATTGTCATCGTTGAGGATATCCTGGTACCATGAGGTTAAATTACTTAAGGTTGAAACCAAAATCCAGTTTTTACAGTGGGTCATAATGGATATGTCTCACAATCAACTGGGATAAATATTGTAAAAGGCGTGACTAATgcacaaaatacataaaattcATAGAAATGATATCTATACATGGATCAAGGATAGGAAATGTACAAACTCATTTCAGGACCTCTCTTTTCGCACAAAGCTGAAAAAAGGGATTggattaatatattaataattatcaaatatttaaGTCGCATATAAACATACACATATTTGTGTTCTCTTTACCGACATTATTCCATCTCCAGTCCACTAAAAATAAAGTCATGGCATGTGCTTGATCAGCCGTACACACCTTTAATTTGTACAATCATACCCTTTTCCCTTAGGGAGTTTTGCGCTCCTCTGGCGAAGAGCAGTGCATTTTGTTCGAAAAGGTTTCAGATTGGGGGAGTGGGGCTTGTGAGTGCATCTGGTAAGACTTTGTGCACTTTTCTAAGAAGCTACCGTGCCTCTACCTCTTTGGGGTTGCGAGATGGGGAGTAGTCTCGTGGGTCCTGTGTGGTAGTGAGGGGGGTAGTCCTCCTGGGTGAGGCTGGCCTGGCACTGCCGGCTGGCACGAGGGGCGGGGGTGCACTGAGTGCGGCAGTAGGGGGTGTTCTGTTCAGAGGGCCGTTGTGTCCTGTGGAGGGGCTGAGTCTAGGGTAGGGCATGCCGCCTAGGTGGGGCATAAAGGGGGGCATGTGGGGTAGATGGCCCTCCATAGGGGACTGGTGCAACTGATGGAGGCGTGCTCTGTCCAGCTCCTCCCTCAGATGGAGGCGCTCTCGCTCCTCTGCCTGCTGTCTCATCCTCTCATGCTCCCTGCGCACCTCCAACAGGTGCTCGTGGTGAGAGTAGTCATGAGCCTCCCTTTCGCGGTAGGCTCGTTCCTGTTCATACATGCTTGGGAAGCGATGTCCTTGCTCGGCCCTGAGCTGGAAGTCCATGCGCCGCTGCAGGTCCAGGCTGCGGTAGGCCTCTCTAAGTGGGTCCCAAGGGAAGGCAGGGTGTGGCAGTCGCTCTCTTCCTGCCAGGGGGCTCACTCCCATGAAAGGAGCCATGCGAGCTCGGTCGAGCACATTGAGGCTGCCCATCTGGGGCATGCCACTCATGGAAAGGGGCAGAGAGTGTGCCATGGGGACACCATGCAGGCCAGGTGCTTGGATGTCACTGCCACGTGGTGAGGGAAGAGGGGGCTGCTGGGGCAGAGGtggatggtggtggtgtgggTTTCCAGGTTGGCTGATGTGAGGAGGAAGAACTTGGGCTGGTGGTTGGGGAGCTGGCTCAGAACTCACCACCAtgacctcctgctcctccttcctctcctccttaaTCTTCATGTCATTTTTAACCTTGTGGAGGAGCTCCACAGGCGGGGGCTCTTTCCTCTCGCTGTCCTTGAGTGTAGGTGGGGGCCCACCTGCCATCTTCATGCTCTGCTCATTGATCACTGCCTTGGAGTATGGAGAAGGAGAACGCTGAATGGGTTTGATGGAGTCTTCGGAGGATCTCCTCTCAAGCATCTCCTTGCCCGGTGAACGGCTCTCCTTCACCTTCACATCAGCCAGTGTGGACGACTCTCTGTGGCGCTCGAGCAGCTCCTTCTCCGCCTCACGGACCCGGTCCACGCTGCCGCTGTGATGTCGACCCGAATCACTGGAGTTCTGGCTGTTTGAGCGAATCAGGTTGCTGATCTGGTAGCTGACGGGTGCAGAGGCCGGAGATGAACGGTTGGAGTGGCGGTTGCGGTCTACAGAATCCCTGTAAtgacataataaaacatttgagtTAGTGCCAGTTAAACCCAGCATCCTGTAGGTGGCTTGTATTTAGGTATGATTTATCTAGTGTTCTTCTGGCAATGTTTACTGCCTTCATATGCGTTACCCCTACATTTTGCTAGAATATTATCCACAAAGATATTTCCAATTACTTTTTGACATATAACATCTCTTGCAGCTGTTAGTTTGTCTTGTTGTCTGAATCACGGATTCAATATATTTCAGTTTCCAAGGATACTACTAATGGACTGGTGAGCTGTCacatttttcttcacattccTATCTTTAGAGGCGATTTGGGTGATTTTGTTTAGTCCAAAGATAACTTGATAATCTCGTATATGTGGTTATGCGAGCTGATAAAGGGAATGATATTGTGGGCCCTGGCTTTGGTGTTTGTTGTGATCAGGTATTTGAGTAGCTAGGAGGATTATTTTGTTGTGTGTATGCAAAAACTCAGAATTTCTCGAGTAAAGTATCTTACACTCAACAACTGAAGATAATTACCTAATTACGTAATGCTTTAAAACAATACAGTGAAGTCCTGTGTCAAATGTTAAATTGTGATGATGTATAGTAATTGCATTATTGCAGATTATTTTTAACGTAGCTATGAAAAGCTAATATCCTCAAAATAATAtcttaaaaacaataatagtgAATTTGCATCTGTCTCAAACTCACCTGTCCTTATCCTTCTCCTCTTTGCCGATGGACGAGTCTCTTTTCTCTcgttccctctccctctctctttctctttctctttcccgttccctctccctctccctctcatgGCTGTTGGCTGAACTGCTCCTCTCGGCGTCTGCGGTTTTGGGCCACTGTGGCGGGGTGGGGAAAGATGGCGGGGTGCGTCGAAGTCTGTTCCAGGTGTCGTGGTGGGGGCTGCCGAACGTCGGCAGTCCTCCTGGCCCCTCCTTCGTGCCAAACATATTGTTGGACcctggaggggagggggaaacAGGCGTGGGACACACTGTAAGTAAATTGGGCACAAAACCTTCTTGAGGACACATAAGATGAGAAAGACTCAACAACAAAAGctgcttttgtctttgtctctggaGGTTCtctcactgaagctgtttgaaAGAGTTAGAGGTTAATGGCTCCCCccaccagagaaaaaaaactctacTCATTTGCTTTGGGGCTAAAAGGttttccccccctccctttCTTTGAACTGGATGAACAGGGGAGACTCACTTGCCCTCTAGAGTTGAGGGCTGTGAAAAGCCAAGGGAGACCTTAGCATTCCACAGCATGTCTATTCCAATCACATCCATTTTCACAACAGGGTGACCGATTTGGCACACAAAAAATAGGAGGgacggagagaagagagaaaggcATAGAGAGAGGGATACAGGGGGGGAAGAGAAAGCCCTCCATGGTGGTGCAGAAGGGGCTTGTCCAATAATTAATTGATGAACTGCCACCAAACAGCGGACCTGAGAGTGCCTGTTGGCAGCAGCGCAGCCAGATTAAAGCCAGGCTGTTTGGGACATGGTTGGTGGATGAAGTGGAGGCAGGGATGatgtttgctgctgtgtgttgtaCTGCCTAGTTGGCCTTCCCTGGGCTATGGCTGTTTTGACACAGAAACTAGAGCTAAgtgtcttgattttttttttttcctcccctcctggCTCTCCCTGTGGTCTAACGCTGCCCTGTTCTGCTCTGTTACTGGCCACAGGGGCCAGATTGAAGGGGGGAGcggtggtggaggagagggggcCAGCGCTTACCAAGCGAGGGGTTGCCTAATCCTCCGAAGGCACTGCTTGAAAGGTTGCCGAGGCCGCCAAAGGAACTGGAGCGACTGAAAGGATCTGTAAAATGCCAAACAGGGATTAGCAAAAGGGTGGGGGCTGGCTAGCGGTGCTCACCCCAACACCAACCCGTTCCACTCGGCTTTTCTCTTACAAGCGAgctgtggtttattttttttttagcgctGCCACCCTAGCTCTCTGCCTGGTAATCCTGCAGTAGCCAGGTCGCTGGGATGCTGGATTCACTACCACTGACCGAGTGGAGTGCCTCTCACCCTGCTGGGGCTAGTGGAACAACACTGTTTGATGGGGAAATTAGTTTTGAGTTGTcggagctgagatgaaaatAGACTGTGGTAGGGCAGGGGAACTAGAGGCTGTGAAAATTAGGCTAGACAGTCCACAATGATTTAACTGGGGAATCAGTGTCTGATGGGCTCCGCTGACACAGACTAGAGCCTCCAAATTTATAGgaaaaattcaaatatttacCTCGAGAAGTCAGTGAACAGCTTTCATCAACTGTTAATTTGCAGTCCCATTTTAATTCAGCAAAATCCATCAGGAAATGCAGAATTTATCAACAGATTAGGGTTTTTAGGATTTTCAGCTCTGGGGCTTGTTAATATATCAGCAGAACAATTGAAAAATCTCCTCTGCCTCACACATAAATTCCCTAGACAGGAAAAAATATTGCTCACTACATCTTCCTCCTCGGTGCACCATGCATTTATGAGCACAAAGTGGATTGACTCAAGGGCTCATTCCATGAAATCAACATCCCAAACAGTCTCTCAGATTGTATGGTgggaaaataaatgcaaaaaaaaataattaagtaCACAAGTAAATCCAACAACTCTAACTGCCTTCCATTACTCCTAAGAATTACAAATTCAACTTTGCAAGCATAAAAGATAGGATCATAAATGCTGTAGAGCAGCATATAAGTTGTCCAAACAAATGAGGACTACTGGGTAGGCTACATCTCTTTAATAACCCCAGACAGAGTTATTAAAGACTGTATTATGAATCATACTGTCTGATTATATGATGGCTTAGCTCTTCATTACCATGAACTTTTGAGTTTATTCAAGAATTGGCCAGCTGGACTCCATATTAACCCTGACATGAACCTCGGATGAAAACTAGAAAATGTCTAGGCTTCAAATCACACCCTGGTGGCCtgtaatgtgtttaaaacatgagtgcagaagagagagagagggagcgggagagaaggaaaaggagataaatgaataaaaaaaattgaacgGGGGGTTATACTTACACTTACCTGCCAAATGGCTAGGAGGCAGGAAGCCGCTGGGGTGGGGGGCGGGGCCATATGGAGAGGGAGCTGGGTGCCCGGAGCCTATCAGAGCGGAGACGATGAAACAGTCTTATTATTATCATCCAGTCAGGGAGTCGTACGTTCTCTAACTCGCCATGCGAAGACGATCCGTAATTTATCTTAATTGGAAACAGAATTCTAAGTAAGCTGAGAAGCACCATGCTTgtaattatattttaaatgcCGTTACCTAGAGATCACAagtttattatttgtttttctcgTGATTAATAACAGATTAATTCATGTTTCTATCTTGTGTCTCATGTCTATATCGGAGGGCGAATTCATACTATTTATAAGAGAGGGTCgtgacatacacacactgctttGTAGGGTGTTTAAAAGTTTCAAAGCAAAGCACATGAACAAGTTGATATGAGGGTATTTTCATTTTGGCTGACAATTGTAGGTTATAGATTAACCTGGTAGGTTATAAACAGTTTTCAAATCCAGTAAGCTACAACCAAAATACACCTCGTTGGCATCAGGGAACAGGAAAAGGAAAGTAGCCATACTGGTGGGTGTTTGAATGGCACAGTAAAGTTTGTTCATAAATAAGTCAAATTGAAGCATAGTCTAATGTGATGATCGATAATGGTACGTCATGgcactctttttttcttgtggCAACAGATTGAATATCTAGTGACCATGAAATAACAACATGAACAGTTTGTGATCTAGAAataacagcattaaaaaaattgcaaaattGCTTCTGCACAGTTCTGACCCCTGTGGTCAACCAGGACTAAAACTGCTAATGCGAGGAAATATCAACGTATTAAGTGTATACGTATTAGTATTTTTCTGCTACAGATcaaaaacatgttgaatatACATGGAAGCTAGAGATGGCTGAATAATGCCATTAAAAAATTAGCAATTTATATTTTGCTTCCGTTTCAGCCGTTGCATGTTTAGATGTGAATCCGTAGTTGCTTATTGAGGTCAGTTCCTGACTGTGCAACAAGCTGGCCCCTTTCACAAAACACTGTTACCATCACCCATATTCCATGAATTGTTAATGAAAGAACCAATTACAGGAGTGCCTCTGACACACCACTGCATAATTACAAGTCAAAGGCCGTTTGCCTCTCTGTTGCCCTCCAATGCAGGGCAAATCAGTCAATTACCTAACTGAGAGTCATCCATATTCATAGACATATCTGACTCCCTTCACTGGCAAAACATTTGCTACAAAAGCACTATAATTAAGTGAACATTAcatgagaggaaagaaaaaaaataaggccATTTCATTACAGTGGTGGTAAAACAATTTGGAGAGGCGGCTATAAACGCTCATTTGCATGAGGACAAAACTGGCATTGGGAGGCTTTAGAAGCGGGATTATTTGAGCTTTTTGAACGATTTGTCTCAGAAGGTGCAGTTCATCACCCTGCACTGGATACTGGGAGACCCCACTGACCTGTGGAAGAGAAGAGGGGTCGGGCCAGGTCATGAGGGTAAGGGAACCCTGGGAAGACTCCTGGAGCTGGGGGTCGACTGAACAGGTCCAGCTTCCCATTCATGTCTAGTTTGTGAGGATCCAGCTGCATTTGCTGTTGtcgagagaggcagagacaagGATGGggagacagacaaagaaaatTAGGTCGGTAGACAACGTTACCAaacattttccagcagcagagtgagaggGATTTATCCTCGGCTACAGTGGGTGAGAGATCAGAGGACGACAGATACGTCAACAAAGGCTCCATGTCTCCAATTCTAGCCAACTGTGTTATAACAAATATATGTAAGCTGATTAGGGACACTAAATCCTTAGGAACAGGGTCCAGGGCCCAAGAAGAACTGACACCACTGGGCCAGAGGCATTAGCAGAGGATCTCCATGGCAAGGCCACACCATCCTTTTGTCAGTGAGAGGAGAATTTGCAgacaagcattttttttttttttgtctaggTTCACATGTTGCATTTTGGCCAAAACGAGATATAAATATGTAACTTTATGATCTCTTTAGGCAGAGGGATCCATGCAAAGAGCCTAATGCGAAAGCAATGTGACCTTGCTGTATTTCTGAGAATCTGTTGAAGACTTCGAGAGCACTTAATAAGAGGAGCCACAAATTTTGGTTGGTTTTCCAATCATCATTAACTTTTACAGCCTTCTGTTTCTTGTTAGTTATCTGCCTTTTCCCACCCACGTGGTCTTTTTGTATCCAGACAGACGATTATAGATTGTTTTTCATGAAAAAGATTTAGCTATGACATGACCTTCCCCCACTTACTCCATTACCACTATACTGTATCTGGGTTTACATGACAGCAAGATTCCTGCAGGACATCATTATCCATCTCACGCACCTTCATTTTCTGCTGGTGGTGGTAGATCTGCCATGCGATCTGGACATGCACTGCGCACCACTTGCCAGGTTTCTAAAAATTTAGAGAGAAACTGAGGTTAGCCTGCTGGCTTTGATGTAGAGGAGCTAAAAATGGATTCTGGCATTAAGATTTTCTGGCCAAACTACAAAGTGGGAACTCGTTCGAATTTTCAACCAGGCAACGGATTAAGAAAATCTAACCCCGACTTTAGCCCAAGAGAGACCTCAAAGCTAACCCTTAAATGCAGCCAAAACCCTGCATTTCCATGATCAGGAATTGTTGAAGAATTTTGCAGTTTTAGACTTTGTGGCCTGGCCAGAGATGTGAAACATTGGACAAGGCAAACACTTACCCTAACAGATGTCCTGAATGGATCTGTTATCTGTATGGACAAACAGACAATTACTATCACCAACAACACAGATGAGGAGCCAAAATATGCTGTTCTGCAGAGCTCAGAAATGGCCAGTGTTGGGAGACTCAAATCATACTGGGTTATCGCCTCAGGCACTCTGCCTGCGACCACATGATGATAATTGCTCCGTCTCAAAAGATGTCAATGCAAATACATGCATTCACAACTTTTTATgagacacatactgtacatacgaCACGCGTTGCTTTCACTAGATGGATCAGGATGCTGTCGGCCTGATGCTTACCCGTGGATCCTTCTGTAGGAGTGTGTGAGGTACTGCTCCGGGACGTGCTGAGACGTCGATGGGATTGGatgcctgagagagagagagagagagagagagagagagagagagagagagagagagagagagagagaagagcagagagaTACATGGTGATCAATCAGATCTACAGCATGTATAACATTTATAGAttagagaaataaaaaacaactacGACAAACACAACTTTAGAAGGTATTACGATGTCATATATCTCAGCACAAACAGGAATAGTTATGTTTAACTGTAATTTTGCACCTTAGAGAATGCATTGAAATAACTATCATAGTCCTTGGCTTCACTTCACCTCAATGTCCTCtgataaaatgcatttacagtatTACATCAACGTATATGTCAgaaactctgttttaaatccACTAGAAGATCCTCGAGCTAGGGATGCCAGCATCCCTATAACCTTAAGTCCTCCGTCAGTATCACTATAGCTCACTAATCCGCAATGACTGCCACTATATGGCTGACCTCAGTAAATAGAACTGCACTGATGCTGCAGGCACCATGCCAGAGTAACACATCTCTGATCTCTCCGATCTCCTCTTTAAGTCTTCCGAAGCAAGTGCCTAGATCAGCCTCATTAATCCATCCCTACTGTACATCAGGGATGGATGATCCTCAGCGTGACCTCAGCCACCAGCtcccaacaaacaaacacgtcCCAAGCCCTCCCTCCCTAGCTCCTCTCTAAGAATACTTAGCAGGGGCTTTGAGCGCATGAGGCCGTTCCTTGAACCATCTGGAGGGGCCTTTGACAAAAGGGCCCCTCCATGACAGAGCCCTCTGGGAATAGGGCCAGAGGATTTAGGCTAGCTTTGATTGGTGGCTTACACCGGGTCACAGCCGCTGGGCATCTGCCAGACAGACCCACATCCCCCCACCCCTTCCCGTCCCTCACATCCCCATCGCCACGGCATCTTCTCTCCTTTGCTCTCCTAAGCAGACAGACATCGCTTTTTTATCTTAGGCATGGCCTCaggtccacacacacaacactgaccCTGGTTCTGGTCCAGTCAAGTCTGACTGAGTTATACTGATGGATTTATGGATTTATATGGGATGGGGTGATGTGTATTAGGATCCTCGATTTACATCTTCAGTGAACAGGGCTCTGAGGAATTTTGTATGGTAAAATATTGAATGTTCTATAGTAGTACAAGTGCAGTATGTAACCTGAACTGTCTTTTTCTTCTACAGATAAACCCTTAAAGGATATCTGCAGACAtaaactcagaaaaataagaaTTATTGCTTTATGGATATATAGGTGTAtagaaatatatgtatataacttttatttttaattatataatatgtataataaatagtttcatttgtttaaatctattttaatcttttccaaaaaaacaatgacaagcAACAAATAATAATGACCTTGGGTGCTTGATACAGTATGTTATACATGTGACTCTTCTTGCATTTTTCAGGGCATGTCACTTCATGAAGAGCAAAAAAGTCAACTTGCATTTAAGCATTTTTGTTTGCCTTGTGTGCTCTTCTAGGGAGTTTTTCCAATTGTGTTGCTGGTGCTATCTTAATTAAATTCTCTGCTTGTTTGTAGAGCGTGGGTTGAGGATAGGGATGTGGGGCTGACCTTGGGCTGGAAGGCTCCTTGCAGCGAGCTG contains:
- the fbrsl1 gene encoding autism susceptibility gene 2 protein isoform X6 translates to MDGKLKQGRRCRSKRERVRRLREAGSRDARSPDPNSSCSDREGHSPGREAASLPGKKAPHPAAAARAPRPPRRKRRESSSQEEDIIDGFAITSFISLDRLEKKTGVVKVQEKKERWKEKKVAKRQKKDDEEVEEEEENVQPVVDALENGFLHHAQREQERMNERLLKKTYSKKNKMIKPLALRPVKVSEDETVQELSRPHRSNSKEQLSECDSESDIDDKVSDVGSEKLFSPTTPKGVPTNESPESKTCSSAKVSGLQRSQEQSNSEVPFTPPVPSPTPASAPTGSPAPAAAAAPLEPPRSRLPTPPPLSVKKEHHPPPPVPTPPLLRAPPHPQPHPPHPHSHQEPRILPPPQHHARPVISHQVHHPLYSSLHDISHRSSPVGLPKQHLPPSPHHHLSGLPSSAPALPLSIANLSTSHYSSLRSPAHRHSAMFATPATLPPPPTLPTNSLVVPGHPAGTPYPEHDLLRQELNNRFLVQSSERGRGPSASPLAPVSLLRAEFHQHQHMHQHQHTHQHTFTPFPASLPPAAILTPPTAPPMVRTQARNFDKYTPKLDNPFIRHSNFFPSYPPTMPGMPPLLPHSGPFSSLQGAFQPKASNPIDVSARPGAVPHTLLQKDPRITDPFRTSVRKPGKWCAVHVQIAWQIYHHQQKMKQMQLDPHKLDMNGKLDLFSRPPAPGVFPGFPYPHDLARPLFSSTGSGHPAPSPYGPAPHPSGFLPPSHLAGKYPFSRSSSFGGLGNLSSSAFGGLGNPSLGSNNMFGTKEGPGGLPTFGSPHHDTWNRLRRTPPSFPTPPQWPKTADAERSSSANSHEREREREREREREREREREREKRDSSIGKEEKDKDRDSVDRNRHSNRSSPASAPVSYQISNLIRSNSQNSSDSGRHHSGSVDRVREAEKELLERHRESSTLADVKVKESRSPGKEMLERRSSEDSIKPIQRSPSPYSKAVINEQSMKMAGGPPPTLKDSERKEPPPVELLHKVKNDMKIKEERKEEQEVMVVSSEPAPQPPAQVLPPHISQPGNPHHHHPPLPQQPPLPSPRGSDIQAPGLHGVPMAHSLPLSMSGMPQMGSLNVLDRARMAPFMGVSPLAGRERLPHPAFPWDPLREAYRSLDLQRRMDFQLRAEQGHRFPSMYEQERAYREREAHDYSHHEHLLEVRREHERMRQQAEERERLHLREELDRARLHQLHQSPMEGHLPHMPPFMPHLGGMPYPRLSPSTGHNGPLNRTPPTAALSAPPPLVPAGSARPASPRRTTPLTTTQDPRDYSPSRNPKEVEAR